A single Venturia canescens isolate UGA chromosome 1, ASM1945775v1, whole genome shotgun sequence DNA region contains:
- the LOC122414184 gene encoding uncharacterized protein, which yields MLQTNKDLKLRDIWRTCNKIRGAVFRVGLNLWDYYKPLDPNNQKVLSEAKFVAVLAGPLKGAIGLSDSEICDLADYFRIQDGRILYSQLCEVIHDNVPEFGDSKPLVTGLEWEDPLHVNRISATEHRKLNIIITKIAVLLNKRNMVLRPYFQDYELVSKNAGTVTLAHFGRILKFVGIAMAAEEFSLLVKRFAKDGYTVNYVAFIKAVDEAQNYMDQHGILDLGGDILDQFPGRIITAELPKLPRPEVGKIPPSRVFGKQTIFHPALDEKRDLMPLREVIYRIQRHIFERRIRINGFFEDYDALNSGRVTISQFKRGLDALQISSLGHLYLAQSEIDELTALYTDCNDPDRVLWKTFADDIDQVFTVKELDKLPRLQVEQPPPVIAELPKIGQKNWQCENQSMRDLCEESLRKIRRRVEERRIFLKQFFHDYDKLNHGHVSRTQLRQVLATALILLSREETFALEQRYNDDMGFNYAWLLKELDSRPVEGSLFEAMLEERKKINAPRAEPKPSESETNIVLVLAKIKAKVVRERINVTEFLKPLDVRNEQVLSREDFIRGIDQLRCNLSCAEIGTIMEVFKAPMRPNFVEYVRFATAVEEALATSGLERAPLLVPLQHVPSEACERTFLNYDERQIVAKAMDKLVRVQQPNLEELFTDYDKEKIGTVSKDRLMKALATRNMLRLISPNELDVLHKCFSVERGGRLELDYRAFLRALIILSENKKVLPF from the exons ATGCTCCAAACAAACAAG GATCTAAAACTTCGGGATATCTGGCGCACGTGTAATAAAATTCGGGGTGCTGTTTTCCGCGTTGGTTTAAATCTATGGGACTATTACAAACCTCTCGACCCCAACAACCAAAAAGTACTGTCAG AAGCGAAATTCGTAGCCGTTCTCGCTGGACCTTTGAAAGGGGCGATTGGGTTATCCGACTCAGAAATCTGCGATCTCGCcgattattttcgaattcaagaTGGCCGAATTCTTTATTCCCAACTGTGTGAGGTTATACATGACAATG TTCCCGAATTCGGCGACTCGAAACCCCTCGTCACGGGCCTCGAGTGGGAGGATCCGCTTCACGTTAATCGTATAAGTGCAACAGAACACAGAAAACTCAACATAATCATAACGAAAATTGCTGTACTCTTGAACAAACGAAATATGGTTTTGAGGCCGTATTTTCAGGACTACGAGTTG GTCTCGAAAAATGCTGGAACCGTGACACTAGCACATTTCGGCAGAATACTTAAGTTCGTAGGCATCGCGATGGCCGCCGAAGAGTTCAGTTTACTCGTGAAAAGGTTCGCTAAGGACGGTTATACAGTAAATTACGTGGCTTTCATAAAAGCTGTTGACGAAGCACAGAATTACATGGATCAACATGGAATATTAGACTTGGGAGGC GATATTTTGGATCAATTTCCCGGTCGCATTATCACAGCAGAGCTCCCGAAACTGCCCAGACCCGAAGTAGGCAAAATCCCACCGAGTAGAGTGTTTGGGAAGCAAACGATATTCCATCCAGCTTTGGATGAGAAAAGAGATTTAATGCCTCTCCGAGAAGTAATCTACAGAATTCAACGCCACATTTTCGAACGGCGGATACGAATAAACGGATTTTTTGAG GACTACGATGCACTGAACTCTGGAAGAGTCACAATATCGCAGTTCAAACGGGGACTCGATGCTCTGCAAATCTCTTCGCTCGGCCATTTGTATCTTGCCCAATCGGAAATTGATGAGCTCACTGCACTTTACACTGATTGTAACGACCCAGATCGGGTTCTGTGGAAAACCTTTGCGGATGACATCGATCAAG TATTCACTGTGAAAGAACTCGACAAACTACCCCGGTTGCAAGTCGAGCAGCCACCGCCTGTGATAGCCGAGCTCCCGAAAATCGGCCAGAAGAATTGGCAATGCGAGAATCAAAGCATGCGGGATTTGTGCGAGGagagtttgagaaaaattcgtcGTCGAGTCGAAGAGCGAAGAATTTTCctcaaacaatttttccacGACTACGACAA ATTAAATCACGGTCACGTATCGCGAACTCAATTACGTCAGGTGCTAGCGACAGCGTTGATACTACTTTCCCGGGAAGAGACTTTTGCTCTCGAGCAGAGATACAACGACGATATGGGTTTTAATTACGCGTGGCTTTTGAAAGAACTCGACTCACGTCCGGTCGAGGGTTCCTTATTCGAAGCGATgcttgaagaaagaaaaaaaatcaacgctCCGCGAGCCGAGCCTAAGCCTTCCGAGAGCGAAACCAACATAGTCCTTGTTTTGGCCAAGATCAAGGCCAAAGTCGTTCGAGAGAGGATCAAT GTGACTGAATTTCTGAAGCCACTCGACGTACGAAACGAGCAGGTTCTATCACGCGAAGATTTCATCAGAGGAATCGATCAGCTTCGGTGTAATCTCAGTTGTGCGGAAATAGGGACAATTATGGAAGTTTTCAAAGCTCCCATGAG GCCTAACTTCGTCGAATACGTGAGATTTGCAACGGCAGTCGAAGAAGCTTTGGCTACGTCGGGTTTGGAAAGAGCTCCGTTGTTAGTGCCGCTGCAGCACGTGCCATCCGAGGCGTGCGAAAGGACTTTTTTGAATTATGACGAACGCCAGATTGTAGCTAAGGCTATGGATAAACTTGTGCGCGTACAACAACCCAATCTCGAAGAACTTTTCACT